The following are encoded in a window of Amycolatopsis solani genomic DNA:
- a CDS encoding amino acid permease translates to MDEVLARQDSGELKRRLRGRDLVGFGVGIIIGTGIFTLAGVEAKTHAGPSVTLSFVLGAVVAGLAALCYAELASSVPTAGSAYTYAFATLGEVFAWIIGWDLLLEFALGAAVVSRGWSGYLANLLGLSPEWFGEDAKVNVGAVLIIAVLTVVAVLGIKESAWLTNLLVCVKVAVCVLVLAVGLFFVKGANLTPFIPPAQAPAAGTTVLEQPIVQAALGLEQSVYGIAGMITAAAVVFFAYTGFEALANLGEETLNPRKDLRVGILGALAVCALLYIGVSIVLTGMIPFTDIDTGAPLADAFDRVGQHWVGALISLGAVTGLTSVMMVELVTIGRIGFAMGRDGLLPKALGQAHPRWGTPHRMTIGGAALIAVLAAFIPISELADMVSIGALSAMIIVAVAVPVLRRRRPDLDRPFSVPFSPVVPVLAALACLYLMLNLNVLTWIRFAAWLVIGLVIYFAYGRRHSRFAPENAVSPKGTD, encoded by the coding sequence GTGGACGAGGTGCTGGCCCGCCAGGACTCCGGAGAGCTCAAGCGGCGGCTGCGCGGGCGCGACCTGGTCGGGTTCGGCGTCGGGATCATCATCGGTACCGGCATCTTCACCCTCGCGGGTGTCGAGGCGAAGACGCACGCCGGGCCGTCCGTGACGCTGTCGTTCGTGCTGGGCGCGGTCGTCGCCGGGCTCGCGGCGCTGTGCTACGCCGAGCTCGCCTCGAGCGTCCCGACGGCGGGAAGCGCTTACACGTACGCCTTCGCCACCCTCGGGGAGGTGTTCGCCTGGATCATCGGCTGGGACCTGCTGCTGGAGTTCGCGCTCGGCGCCGCCGTGGTGTCGCGCGGCTGGTCGGGCTACCTGGCGAACCTGCTCGGGCTCTCGCCGGAGTGGTTCGGCGAAGACGCGAAGGTCAACGTCGGCGCGGTGCTCATCATCGCCGTGCTGACCGTCGTCGCCGTGCTGGGCATCAAGGAGTCCGCCTGGCTGACCAACTTGCTGGTGTGCGTGAAGGTCGCCGTCTGCGTGCTGGTGCTCGCGGTCGGCCTGTTCTTCGTCAAGGGCGCCAACCTGACGCCGTTCATTCCGCCGGCCCAGGCGCCCGCGGCCGGGACGACGGTGCTCGAGCAACCCATCGTCCAGGCCGCGCTGGGACTCGAGCAGTCGGTGTACGGCATCGCGGGCATGATCACCGCCGCCGCGGTCGTGTTCTTCGCCTACACCGGTTTCGAAGCCCTCGCGAACCTCGGCGAGGAGACGCTCAACCCGCGCAAGGACCTCCGCGTCGGCATCCTCGGCGCGCTCGCGGTGTGCGCGCTGCTCTACATCGGCGTGTCGATCGTGCTGACCGGCATGATCCCGTTCACCGACATCGACACGGGCGCGCCGCTGGCGGACGCGTTCGACCGGGTCGGCCAGCACTGGGTCGGCGCGCTGATCTCCCTCGGGGCGGTCACCGGCCTGACGTCGGTGATGATGGTCGAGCTGGTGACGATCGGGCGGATCGGCTTCGCGATGGGGCGCGACGGCCTGCTGCCGAAGGCGCTCGGCCAGGCGCACCCGCGCTGGGGCACCCCGCACCGGATGACGATCGGCGGCGCGGCGCTGATCGCCGTGCTGGCCGCGTTCATCCCGATCTCCGAGCTGGCCGACATGGTGAGCATCGGCGCGCTGTCGGCGATGATCATCGTGGCGGTGGCGGTCCCGGTGCTGCGGCGCCGCCGTCCCGACCTGGACCGGCCGTTCTCCGTGCCGTTCTCGCCGGTGGTCCCGGTCCTGGCCGCGCTGGCGTGCCTGTACCTGATGCTCAACCTCAACGTGCTGACGTGGATCCGGTTCGCGGCGTGGCTGGTGATCGGCCTGGTGATCTACTTCGCCTACGGCAGGCGGCACTCCCGCTTCGCGCCCGAGAACGCGGTCAGTCCCAAGGGGACGGACTGA
- a CDS encoding DUF6885 family protein: MSSGIDGGQLDLSGVRWLPGGARLAAVAQAELPQKDGLAAAFCGLAALRAAGLDVPDQDAVAAAAGTVRGPVVRPRGEAGRAGFRVPLPVVDDPAAAGTRVSGLATAVGSLSRGALTAVPVTGSWTTESLFDLLVGLWDVPRVAVIARVDGAELGAHDTPERALLDYLDTGVPPLWTSRWRPPGGHFVLLAGIRIGAEGTLVSVVDTYPSLGDNGIHDQPVEWVTAALSGLGVLVAVDADQAGVVREAARVAGLSPSPWD; encoded by the coding sequence ATGTCTTCGGGGATCGACGGCGGGCAGCTCGACCTGTCCGGGGTGCGCTGGCTGCCGGGCGGCGCGCGGCTGGCCGCGGTGGCCCAGGCGGAGCTGCCGCAGAAGGACGGCCTGGCCGCGGCGTTCTGCGGCCTCGCGGCGCTGCGCGCGGCCGGGCTCGACGTGCCCGACCAGGACGCCGTCGCGGCGGCCGCGGGCACCGTCCGCGGGCCGGTCGTGCGCCCGCGGGGCGAAGCCGGCCGCGCCGGGTTCCGGGTGCCGCTGCCGGTCGTCGACGATCCGGCCGCCGCCGGGACGAGGGTTTCCGGGCTGGCCACCGCCGTCGGCTCGCTGTCGCGCGGGGCACTGACGGCGGTGCCGGTCACGGGGTCGTGGACCACCGAGTCGCTCTTCGACCTGCTGGTCGGCCTGTGGGACGTCCCGCGCGTCGCGGTGATCGCCCGGGTCGACGGCGCCGAGCTCGGCGCCCACGACACCCCGGAACGCGCGCTGCTCGACTACCTCGACACCGGCGTCCCGCCCCTCTGGACGTCCCGCTGGCGCCCGCCCGGCGGCCACTTCGTGCTCTTGGCCGGGATCCGCATCGGCGCCGAAGGCACCCTGGTGTCCGTTGTGGACACTTACCCGTCGTTGGGCGACAACGGGATCCACGACCAGCCGGTCGAATGGGTGACGGCGGCGCTGAGCGGACTCGGCGTCCTCGTGGCCGTCGACGCCGACCAGGCCGGCGTCGTCCGCGAAGCGGCCCGCGTCGCCGGGCTCAGTCCGTCCCCTTGGGACTGA
- a CDS encoding glutamine synthetase, with the protein MTKAASAAAKDFAAAGVGGVHLAWADNNGIPRSRIVPVAGLADAAVRGVGATSLFAVFDSHDAITYGHAGLATPSGDIRLVPVVERLRRLAGQPALAWAPVRQLTRDGEPWPYCQRAVLEAQVAEGARRGLEFRAGYELEFAVAPAGSADIVTAPGHPGPAYSPHALVRLDGFVAALLHDFAANGLRIGQLHAEYGVAQVELSLAATDPVGAADDQLLARQTIHAAAHAHGLAVSFAPLVGLGAAGNGWHLHTSVHRKGRNLLDDLGGDGAGYLAGLLRDLPALTAVTAPSVPSTLRLRPGYFAGAYAFWGVENREAPLRYVPGSPLLGVGHANVELKTSDASANPYLALAVVLAAGMAGIEDACALSEPIGEDPGGWTAGERETRGVRRLPADTAEQDAALLATPRIAGVLGDDLLGAFRAVRASDAAWAAERTADEIVAAHLWRY; encoded by the coding sequence ATGACCAAGGCGGCGTCCGCGGCGGCGAAGGACTTCGCTGCCGCCGGGGTGGGGGGTGTTCACCTCGCCTGGGCGGACAACAACGGCATTCCGCGCTCGCGGATCGTTCCCGTCGCCGGGCTCGCCGACGCTGCCGTGCGGGGGGTGGGGGCCACCTCGCTCTTCGCCGTCTTCGACAGCCACGACGCCATCACCTACGGGCACGCCGGGCTCGCCACGCCGTCCGGGGACATCCGGCTCGTGCCCGTCGTCGAGCGGCTGCGGCGGCTGGCCGGGCAGCCCGCGCTCGCCTGGGCGCCCGTGCGGCAGCTCACGCGGGATGGCGAGCCGTGGCCCTACTGCCAGCGGGCCGTGCTCGAGGCCCAGGTCGCCGAGGGGGCTCGGCGGGGGCTCGAGTTCCGGGCCGGGTACGAGCTCGAATTCGCCGTCGCTCCCGCGGGCAGTGCCGACATCGTGACCGCGCCCGGGCACCCCGGGCCCGCCTACAGCCCGCACGCACTGGTCCGGCTCGACGGCTTCGTCGCCGCCCTGCTGCACGACTTCGCCGCCAACGGGCTGCGCATCGGGCAGTTGCACGCCGAGTACGGCGTTGCGCAGGTCGAGCTGTCGCTCGCCGCCACCGATCCGGTGGGTGCCGCCGATGATCAGCTGCTGGCGAGGCAGACCATTCACGCCGCCGCACACGCGCACGGGCTCGCCGTCAGCTTCGCGCCGCTCGTCGGGCTCGGTGCGGCCGGGAACGGCTGGCACCTGCACACCTCGGTGCACCGCAAGGGGCGGAACCTGCTCGACGACCTCGGCGGGGACGGGGCCGGCTACCTCGCCGGGCTGCTGCGCGACCTGCCGGCGCTGACCGCGGTCACCGCGCCGAGCGTTCCGTCCACCCTGCGGCTGCGGCCCGGCTACTTCGCGGGCGCGTACGCGTTCTGGGGCGTCGAAAACCGCGAAGCGCCGCTGCGGTACGTCCCCGGCTCGCCGCTGCTGGGCGTCGGCCACGCGAACGTCGAGCTCAAGACGTCCGACGCCTCGGCCAACCCCTATCTCGCGCTGGCGGTCGTGCTCGCCGCCGGGATGGCCGGCATCGAGGACGCCTGCGCGCTGTCCGAGCCGATCGGGGAAGACCCGGGCGGCTGGACGGCGGGGGAGCGGGAGACGCGCGGGGTGCGGCGGCTGCCGGCCGACACCGCCGAACAGGACGCCGCGCTGCTCGCCACGCCGCGGATCGCCGGGGTGCTCGGCGACGACCTGCTGGGCGCCTTCCGCGCCGTCCGGGCGTCCGACGCGGCGTGGGCGGCCGAACGCACGGCCGACGAGATCGTCGCCGCGCACCTGTGGCGTTATTGA
- a CDS encoding EamA family transporter, with the protein MYAGAAVAVDLFGHATPAGVAWLRCLGAAVVLLAWRRPPRAAWRGRRLWLAIVFGVVTAGMNVLFYEAIARLPLGTVVALEFAGPVLVAALGSRTVRDVLALVLVACGVVAIADVRIAGSFLGVAFALAAAAAWAAYILLGKRVAVDGDGIDSLAIGFAAATVVLSPLAWGTGELWSSPRWVVLGVGVGVLSTVVPYALDQVVLRRLGQARFAVLLALLPVTAGVMGFLLLGQVPSVAEALGTLAVVAGVALRSRDGVTRGAGVEPPG; encoded by the coding sequence ATGTACGCCGGAGCGGCGGTCGCGGTCGACCTTTTCGGCCACGCGACCCCGGCGGGCGTGGCCTGGCTCCGCTGCCTCGGCGCGGCGGTGGTCCTCCTGGCCTGGCGCCGCCCACCCCGAGCCGCCTGGCGCGGCCGACGGCTCTGGCTGGCGATCGTGTTCGGCGTGGTGACGGCGGGCATGAACGTGCTCTTCTACGAGGCGATCGCCCGCCTCCCGCTGGGCACGGTGGTGGCACTGGAGTTCGCCGGCCCGGTACTCGTGGCGGCCCTCGGTTCGCGAACGGTGCGCGACGTGCTGGCCCTGGTCCTGGTGGCCTGCGGAGTGGTGGCGATCGCGGACGTCCGCATCGCGGGCTCGTTCCTGGGCGTGGCGTTCGCCCTGGCAGCCGCGGCGGCGTGGGCGGCGTACATCCTGCTGGGCAAGCGGGTGGCGGTGGACGGCGACGGCATCGACAGCCTGGCCATCGGCTTCGCGGCGGCGACGGTGGTGCTGTCCCCGTTGGCGTGGGGTACGGGGGAGCTGTGGTCTTCACCACGGTGGGTGGTGCTGGGGGTGGGGGTCGGGGTGCTGTCGACGGTGGTGCCGTACGCACTGGACCAGGTGGTGTTGCGGCGGCTGGGCCAGGCACGGTTCGCGGTGTTGCTGGCACTGCTCCCGGTGACGGCGGGCGTGATGGGGTTCTTGCTGCTGGGGCAGGTGCCTTCGGTGGCGGAGGCGCTGGGGACGCTGGCGGTGGTCGCGGGGGTGGCGCTGCGGAGCCGGGATGGTGTGACGCGGGGGGCGGGGGTGGAGCCGCCGGGGTGA
- a CDS encoding DUF7455 domain-containing protein, with translation MTTPTLTRPELTAADRCDRCGAAAQVRAILSGGGELLFCGHHAREHEAKLKELSADIQR, from the coding sequence ATGACAACGCCGACGCTCACCCGCCCCGAACTGACCGCCGCCGACCGCTGTGACCGGTGCGGAGCTGCAGCTCAGGTACGAGCCATTCTCTCCGGAGGTGGCGAACTGCTCTTCTGCGGGCACCACGCCCGCGAGCACGAGGCCAAGCTCAAGGAACTGTCCGCCGACATCCAGCGGTAA
- a CDS encoding ROK family transcriptional regulator, with protein MIKPVSSSPVARPDEVRRHNRTTLLRLLHVGGPSTRATLAAELGLNRSTIKTLVDGLAEAGVVEEKVPRPGRGAGRPSLLVLPQPHAAVVLAVDLQVEHVAIALVGLGGQILGRNSWNLRGRMGQPDEVITHVIESTTILAGDLDVTPVAAGVSVPGVIRRADGYVHEAPNLRWTDVALGERLGGVLQIPILVGNDAEFGAVAEHLRGAARGASDIVYISADVGVGGGVIAEGSALRGGSGYVGEIGHMVIRPGGRDCYCGSSGCWETEVGEAALCRALGLPEDTPRGAILFELRELGRDPEAALTRLAEFAEWLTLGLINVVNLLGPQLVILGDLLTVLPEAVLRHVGAEVRRRSLVSRAVGGTRIVSSALGADVKLLGAAEVAFEVVLDSV; from the coding sequence ATGATCAAGCCTGTGTCCAGCTCACCCGTCGCGCGTCCGGACGAGGTGCGCCGGCACAACCGCACGACCCTGCTCCGCCTGCTGCACGTCGGGGGGCCGAGCACCCGGGCGACCCTGGCCGCCGAGCTGGGGCTCAACCGGAGCACGATCAAGACCCTCGTCGACGGTCTGGCGGAAGCCGGCGTCGTCGAGGAGAAGGTGCCGAGGCCGGGACGAGGGGCGGGCCGCCCCTCGCTCCTGGTCCTGCCCCAGCCGCACGCGGCGGTCGTGCTCGCGGTCGACCTGCAGGTCGAGCACGTCGCGATCGCCCTGGTCGGGCTGGGCGGCCAGATCCTGGGCCGCAACAGCTGGAACCTGCGGGGCCGGATGGGCCAGCCCGACGAGGTCATCACGCACGTCATCGAGTCGACGACCATCCTGGCCGGCGACCTCGACGTGACCCCGGTGGCGGCCGGGGTGTCGGTGCCCGGCGTCATCCGGCGCGCGGACGGGTACGTGCACGAGGCTCCGAACCTCCGCTGGACCGACGTCGCACTGGGCGAGCGGCTCGGCGGAGTGCTGCAGATCCCGATCCTGGTCGGCAACGACGCCGAGTTCGGCGCGGTGGCCGAGCACCTGCGCGGCGCGGCCCGCGGGGCGTCCGACATCGTGTACATCTCGGCGGACGTCGGGGTCGGCGGCGGCGTCATCGCCGAAGGCTCGGCGCTGCGCGGCGGCTCGGGGTACGTCGGGGAGATCGGGCACATGGTGATCCGCCCGGGCGGGCGGGACTGCTACTGCGGCAGCAGCGGCTGCTGGGAGACCGAGGTCGGCGAGGCGGCGCTGTGCCGGGCCCTCGGGCTGCCGGAGGACACCCCGCGCGGGGCGATCCTGTTCGAGCTGCGCGAGCTCGGCCGCGACCCGGAGGCGGCGCTGACGCGGCTCGCGGAGTTCGCCGAGTGGCTGACGCTGGGCCTGATCAACGTCGTCAACCTGCTCGGGCCGCAGCTGGTGATCCTCGGCGACCTGCTGACGGTGCTGCCGGAGGCGGTGCTGCGGCACGTCGGCGCGGAGGTGCGGCGGCGCAGCCTGGTGAGCCGCGCGGTCGGCGGCACCCGGATCGTCAGCTCGGCGCTGGGCGCCGACGTCAAGCTGCTGGGGGCCGCGGAAGTGGCGTTCGAAGTCGTGCTGGATTCTGTCTGA
- a CDS encoding sugar ABC transporter permease, which yields MTETPAKHEVDTPASEALAQTQNPTAAITDFGIDTTSMSTGEALRDYFARLRAGELGSLPSLFGLLVLVILFSALSDNFFTLANIANVFPQGAGVIIIAMGIVFVLLLGEIDLAAGVASGTAASVMALHYVHAGNLLGTLGSGVFVTFIAVLAAAMLLSAYQRIWGGAALSLVGLLIVAIGVPANAWLEILLAICVGTAIGCITGFLVSKIGMPSFVVTLALFIVWQGVLLQFIGEGGTIGITNSDVLYKIANGNLNVLGSWIFFIIAAGGFAVITLLSHFRRLQRGLVVQPTALVLVKVGALVVLSALGTWLLTVNRSPNKAVVTIQGIPYVIPIMLVLLVAGTYVLNRTKYGRYVYAVGGNKEAARRAGIDVPKIRASVFVIGSAVAAIGGIVAASKVGSVSPQSGGLNTLLYSVGAAVIGGTSLFGGKGRVADAVVGGLVIAVVINGLGLLKQPAAVVNIVTGLVLLLAATVDALSRRRAAASTR from the coding sequence ATGACTGAAACCCCTGCGAAGCACGAGGTCGACACCCCGGCCTCGGAAGCGCTCGCGCAGACCCAGAACCCGACCGCGGCGATCACCGACTTCGGCATCGACACGACATCGATGTCAACCGGCGAAGCGCTGCGCGACTACTTCGCCCGCCTCCGGGCCGGTGAGCTCGGCTCCCTGCCGTCGCTGTTCGGCCTGCTCGTGCTGGTGATCCTGTTCAGCGCGCTGTCGGACAACTTCTTCACGCTGGCCAACATCGCCAACGTGTTCCCGCAGGGTGCGGGCGTGATCATCATCGCGATGGGCATCGTCTTCGTGCTGCTGCTCGGCGAGATCGACCTCGCCGCCGGTGTGGCCTCCGGTACGGCCGCGTCGGTGATGGCCCTGCACTACGTCCATGCGGGCAACTTGCTGGGCACCTTGGGCTCCGGCGTGTTCGTCACGTTCATCGCGGTCCTCGCCGCGGCCATGCTGCTCTCGGCCTACCAGCGGATCTGGGGCGGCGCCGCGCTGTCGCTGGTCGGGCTGCTGATCGTCGCGATCGGCGTCCCCGCCAACGCCTGGCTGGAGATCCTGCTGGCCATCTGCGTCGGCACCGCGATCGGCTGCATCACCGGCTTCCTGGTGTCGAAGATCGGCATGCCGTCCTTCGTCGTGACGCTGGCGCTGTTCATCGTGTGGCAGGGCGTCCTGCTGCAGTTCATCGGTGAAGGCGGCACGATCGGCATCACCAACTCCGACGTCCTGTACAAGATCGCCAACGGCAACCTCAACGTCCTCGGCAGCTGGATCTTCTTCATCATCGCCGCCGGCGGGTTCGCGGTGATCACGCTGCTCAGCCACTTCCGGCGGCTCCAGCGCGGCCTGGTCGTCCAGCCGACGGCGCTGGTGCTGGTCAAGGTCGGCGCGCTCGTCGTGCTGTCGGCGCTGGGCACCTGGCTGCTGACGGTCAACCGTTCGCCGAACAAGGCCGTCGTGACGATCCAGGGCATCCCGTACGTCATCCCGATCATGCTGGTGCTGCTGGTGGCCGGGACCTACGTGCTCAACCGGACCAAGTACGGCCGGTACGTGTACGCGGTCGGCGGCAACAAGGAAGCGGCCCGCCGCGCCGGTATCGACGTGCCGAAGATCCGCGCGAGCGTGTTCGTCATCGGCTCGGCGGTCGCGGCCATCGGCGGCATCGTCGCCGCGTCGAAGGTCGGCTCGGTCAGCCCGCAGTCCGGTGGCCTCAACACGCTGCTGTACTCGGTCGGCGCGGCCGTCATCGGCGGCACCTCGCTGTTCGGCGGCAAGGGCCGGGTGGCCGACGCCGTCGTCGGTGGCCTGGTGATCGCCGTGGTCATCAACGGTCTCGGCCTGCTCAAGCAGCCGGCCGCGGTGGTCAACATCGTCACGGGTCTCGTGCTGCTGCTCGCCGCCACGGTGGACGCGCTGTCCCGGCGCCGCGCGGCTGCGTCGACTCGCTGA